In a single window of the Cupriavidus basilensis genome:
- a CDS encoding ParB/Srx family N-terminal domain-containing protein, producing the protein MIKRKQWAAVACTLATAALAACGGDGDQTQAAQAGGTSTAGNGSNGGAVTQPAALTPLAGGSLYVGAVSFGDTVSVALDQPAAGQVTLRFLDSRFGLGGTLVGSYTLSGDTYKVTKLAAASADVPAALATAASAISFEFVVDAGVLSGALGQVPNLLAGGGALLQGHVSAANKGAQLSDVAGIYNYLRQAGTTAAVGQVKISANGTVRACAGAAYADNCAGGENGTLAADADQQRFPGAFAVTLGGSKIGRLFVARQDGQATLFVDEAASNADGSPRNGSWVLKSAQAIAAGAADGDWLCAESELDDGNAATGRTRRNIVSIAGNRLAADNIATDVALNYNAAIGASGAVATGANGLISGTWQDTVAAQPQAASLALLPVTAKLAYQLRDVPGAKRRVQSVCTPLAAQTPTTTYLQAKAGDIVQVTLADLRPTQPAIGFDQIYYKLGRYAADPAKKFDDACEANGQNKASATTAASRLDNLASFTCTKAVGNKPADMKTMVIGPAGKPYLTDGHHTFTSVWEAADGGPQAKMWIKVQDNLATQDRATFFRTLRERKLMWLKDTANRPTTPAELPPSLGLRNGLGNDRYRSLVYFTRDIGYQQLADATEFTEFYWGDWLRQRVNLDNYRLDDTTSYLSAVRAAATAMVALAPTDPVSSGKTAAALGGLTVLNETEFTALSQPVGSAKPGKLPYAVGYKATLAQ; encoded by the coding sequence ATGATCAAGCGAAAGCAATGGGCGGCAGTGGCCTGTACCCTGGCTACGGCAGCGCTGGCCGCCTGCGGCGGCGACGGCGACCAGACGCAGGCTGCGCAAGCGGGCGGCACCAGCACCGCAGGCAATGGCAGCAATGGCGGCGCGGTGACGCAGCCGGCCGCGCTCACGCCGCTGGCGGGCGGCTCGCTCTATGTCGGCGCGGTGAGCTTCGGCGATACCGTGTCCGTTGCGCTCGACCAGCCGGCCGCCGGCCAGGTCACGCTGCGCTTTCTCGATTCCCGCTTTGGCCTGGGCGGCACGCTGGTGGGCAGCTACACGCTTAGTGGCGACACCTACAAGGTCACCAAGCTGGCGGCGGCCAGTGCCGACGTGCCCGCAGCCCTGGCCACCGCCGCGAGCGCCATCAGCTTTGAGTTCGTGGTCGATGCCGGCGTGCTGTCCGGTGCGCTGGGCCAGGTGCCCAACCTCCTCGCGGGCGGCGGCGCGCTGCTCCAGGGCCACGTGAGCGCGGCCAACAAGGGTGCGCAGCTAAGCGATGTCGCGGGCATCTACAACTATCTGCGCCAGGCAGGCACCACGGCCGCCGTGGGACAGGTCAAGATCTCCGCGAACGGGACGGTGCGCGCCTGCGCCGGCGCCGCCTATGCCGACAATTGCGCCGGCGGCGAAAACGGCACGCTCGCCGCGGACGCGGACCAGCAGCGCTTCCCCGGCGCCTTCGCCGTGACGCTGGGCGGCAGCAAGATCGGCCGCCTCTTCGTGGCACGCCAGGATGGCCAGGCAACGCTGTTCGTCGACGAAGCCGCCAGCAATGCCGACGGCAGCCCGCGCAACGGCAGCTGGGTGCTCAAGAGCGCGCAGGCCATTGCTGCCGGCGCCGCCGACGGCGACTGGCTATGCGCCGAGTCCGAACTGGACGACGGCAACGCGGCCACTGGCCGCACCCGCCGCAACATCGTGTCGATCGCGGGCAACCGGCTCGCCGCCGACAATATCGCCACGGACGTCGCGCTGAACTACAACGCGGCCATCGGGGCCAGTGGCGCCGTCGCCACCGGTGCCAACGGGCTGATCTCCGGAACCTGGCAGGACACTGTCGCCGCGCAGCCGCAAGCCGCGTCGCTGGCGCTGCTGCCGGTCACCGCCAAGCTGGCCTACCAGCTACGCGACGTGCCCGGCGCCAAGCGGCGCGTCCAGAGCGTTTGCACGCCGCTGGCCGCGCAAACCCCGACCACCACCTACCTGCAAGCCAAGGCCGGCGACATCGTGCAGGTCACGCTGGCCGACCTGCGCCCGACCCAGCCGGCCATCGGCTTCGACCAGATCTACTACAAGCTGGGCCGCTACGCGGCCGACCCGGCCAAGAAGTTCGATGACGCCTGCGAGGCCAACGGCCAGAACAAGGCCAGCGCGACGACCGCTGCCTCGCGCCTGGACAACCTCGCCTCCTTCACCTGCACCAAGGCGGTCGGCAACAAGCCTGCGGATATGAAGACCATGGTGATCGGCCCGGCGGGCAAGCCGTACCTGACCGATGGCCATCACACCTTCACCAGCGTGTGGGAAGCGGCCGATGGCGGCCCGCAGGCGAAGATGTGGATCAAGGTGCAGGACAACCTGGCCACGCAGGATCGCGCCACGTTCTTCCGCACGCTGCGCGAGCGCAAGCTGATGTGGCTGAAGGACACCGCCAACCGCCCGACCACGCCGGCCGAACTGCCGCCGTCGCTCGGCCTGCGCAACGGCCTGGGCAACGACCGCTATCGCTCGCTCGTGTATTTCACGCGCGACATCGGCTACCAGCAACTGGCGGACGCCACGGAGTTCACGGAGTTTTACTGGGGTGACTGGCTGCGCCAGCGTGTCAACCTGGACAACTACCGCCTGGACGACACCACGAGCTACCTGAGCGCCGTGCGCGCAGCGGCCACCGCCATGGTGGCGCTGGCCCCCACCGATCCGGTGAGCAGCGGCAAGACCGCCGCGGCGCTGGGCGGGCTGACGGTGCTCAACGAGACGGAGTTCACGGCGTTGTCGCAGCCGGTGGGCAGCGCCAAGCCCGGCAAGCTGCCGTATGCGGTGGGCTACAAGGCGACGCTGGCCCAGTAA
- a CDS encoding LysR family transcriptional regulator — MNLSVKHLRAFVALVTHRNFTRAAQACHLSQSAFSALIQTLEEQAGTRLFERTTRHVELSVEGRRFEDVAARLLADFETAFAELRDHAERRKGRVSIAALPSLAAGDLPPILAAFHQRYPGITIELFDLLADGCIDLVRRGRADFALAPAPAQDSDLRIEPLVTDTFHLVCRADHPLASRRRVTPQALAGLPFIQLSRTSSVRQHLDAALHPLKLNGVMEVEHLATVAALVAAGLGVTVVPALALFQFQQESLAIRPMQLPSLVRDICLVRLRERGDSTAAAAMIEALQAHFKKRKAA, encoded by the coding sequence ATGAACCTCTCCGTCAAACACCTGCGCGCCTTTGTGGCCCTGGTCACGCACCGCAACTTCACCCGCGCGGCGCAGGCCTGCCACTTGTCGCAATCCGCCTTCAGCGCGCTGATCCAGACGCTGGAGGAACAAGCCGGCACGCGGCTGTTCGAGCGCACCACGCGCCACGTGGAGCTCAGCGTGGAAGGACGGCGCTTCGAAGACGTGGCGGCGCGGCTGCTGGCCGATTTCGAGACCGCCTTCGCGGAACTGCGCGACCATGCCGAGCGCCGCAAAGGACGCGTCTCGATCGCCGCACTGCCCTCGCTGGCGGCAGGCGACCTGCCACCGATCCTGGCCGCCTTCCACCAGCGCTACCCCGGCATCACCATCGAACTGTTCGACCTGCTGGCGGACGGCTGCATCGACCTGGTCAGGCGCGGCCGTGCGGATTTTGCGCTGGCGCCCGCCCCCGCGCAGGATAGCGACCTGCGCATCGAGCCCCTGGTAACGGACACCTTCCACCTGGTCTGCCGCGCAGACCATCCCCTGGCCAGCCGGCGGCGCGTGACACCCCAGGCGCTGGCAGGCCTGCCCTTTATCCAGCTCTCCCGCACCAGCAGCGTGCGCCAGCACCTGGATGCCGCGCTGCACCCGCTCAAGCTCAACGGGGTCATGGAAGTGGAACACCTCGCCACCGTAGCCGCGCTGGTAGCCGCCGGACTTGGCGTGACCGTGGTGCCAGCCCTGGCGCTATTCCAGTTCCAGCAAGAAAGCCTGGCCATCCGGCCCATGCAGCTGCCATCGCTGGTGCGGGATATTTGCCTGGTGCGCTTGAGGGAGAGGGGAGATTCGACAGCAGCGGCAGCGATGATCGAAGCGCTGCAAGCGCATTTCAAGAAGAGGAAGGCAGCCTGA
- a CDS encoding acyclic terpene utilization AtuA family protein, producing MTAPLLIGSGAGFSGDRTDAALPVVRTLIAAGGPAVLMFETLAERTLALAQLARRNNPAHGYEPLLDALLAPVLGLCLANGIPIVGNFGAANPHAAAQRVRALAAELGLAPPRVAVVEGDDLSHDAGRAVLREIVGAGFPEVRFVCANAYIGAQGIADALRAGAQVVVCGRVADPALAVGPAMAHFGWSWQDWDRLARATMAGHLLECGAQVTGGYFADPGMKDVPDVHAVGYPIVRLDKDGNIEVSKAADTGGCVDLRTVKEQLLYEVHDPAAYLTPDVIADISAATVEQIGPDRVAVRNVRGRERPEQLKANLFYEGGWIAEGEISYAGPNAAARARLAAQIVRKRMDLLGHAVPIRFDLIGVLSVFADDGGRLLQQTQPGEAQAQDVRLRAALAHEDKPVAEALLREVNALYTCGPAGGGGVRTALRARLNAMSCLVPRSAVTASHSLLP from the coding sequence ATGACCGCCCCTTTGCTGATCGGCTCCGGCGCCGGTTTCTCCGGCGACCGCACCGACGCCGCCCTGCCCGTGGTGCGCACGCTGATCGCAGCGGGCGGGCCGGCCGTGCTGATGTTCGAGACGCTGGCCGAGCGCACGCTGGCGCTGGCCCAGCTGGCGCGCCGCAACAATCCCGCCCACGGCTACGAGCCGTTGCTCGACGCCTTGCTCGCGCCGGTGCTGGGGCTGTGCCTGGCCAACGGCATTCCCATCGTCGGCAATTTCGGCGCGGCCAATCCCCATGCTGCGGCGCAGCGCGTGCGTGCGCTGGCGGCAGAGCTGGGCCTGGCACCGCCACGGGTGGCGGTGGTGGAGGGTGACGATCTCTCGCACGATGCGGGCCGGGCGGTGCTGCGCGAGATTGTGGGCGCGGGTTTTCCTGAGGTACGCTTCGTTTGCGCCAATGCCTACATTGGCGCGCAGGGCATTGCCGATGCGCTGCGGGCCGGCGCGCAGGTGGTGGTGTGCGGCCGCGTGGCGGATCCCGCGCTGGCGGTGGGCCCGGCCATGGCGCATTTTGGCTGGTCGTGGCAGGACTGGGACCGGCTGGCGCGCGCCACCATGGCCGGGCATTTGCTGGAATGCGGGGCGCAGGTCACCGGCGGCTATTTCGCCGATCCCGGCATGAAGGATGTGCCGGATGTGCACGCCGTCGGCTATCCCATCGTGCGCCTGGACAAAGACGGCAATATCGAAGTGAGCAAGGCGGCGGATACGGGCGGCTGCGTGGACCTGCGCACGGTCAAGGAGCAGCTCCTCTACGAAGTGCACGACCCCGCCGCCTATCTGACGCCTGATGTCATCGCCGACATCAGCGCGGCCACGGTCGAGCAGATCGGCCCGGACCGCGTGGCGGTGCGCAATGTGCGTGGCCGCGAGCGGCCCGAGCAGCTCAAGGCCAACCTGTTCTACGAAGGCGGATGGATCGCGGAAGGCGAGATCTCCTACGCCGGCCCGAACGCGGCGGCGCGCGCGCGCCTGGCTGCGCAGATCGTGCGCAAGCGCATGGACCTGCTTGGCCATGCGGTGCCGATTCGCTTTGACCTGATTGGCGTGCTGAGCGTCTTTGCCGACGATGGCGGCCGCCTGCTGCAACAAACACAGCCCGGCGAGGCACAGGCGCAGGACGTACGCCTGCGCGCCGCGCTGGCGCATGAGGACAAGCCCGTGGCCGAAGCGCTGCTGCGCGAAGTCAATGCGCTGTACACCTGCGGCCCCGCCGGCGGGGGCGGTGTGCGCACCGCGTTGCGCGCGCGGCTGAACGCCATGTCCTGCCTGGTGCCGCGCAGCGCCGTCACCGCAAGCCACTCCCTGCTGCCATGA
- a CDS encoding Bug family tripartite tricarboxylate transporter substrate binding protein, whose protein sequence is MSAYTKSASRLKVVTGIAAAALALLAGPAQAEFPDKPIRFVVPFAAGSATDQLARAIGQAITVDAKVTVVVDNKPGANGFIAASDVAKASPDGYTVLISTNTTHAANEHLFKKLPYDPVKDYVPVTALGRGGQIMVVNPQLPVNNVGEFIALAKKEPGKLSFGSGSSSSRIAGELFQQMAHVQLLHVPYKSNPLAITDLLGNQIQMMITDTATGLPQVKSGKLKALGVSGKARSPLAPNVPTIDEAGVKGYEMSYWFAAYAPAKTPQPVVDKLNALMVKAARSETAANFYQSTGTDVFTSTPAELAKFQAQESAKWGRIIKAANIQPE, encoded by the coding sequence ATGTCCGCATACACCAAGTCCGCTTCCCGCCTGAAGGTGGTCACCGGCATCGCCGCCGCGGCGCTCGCGCTGCTGGCCGGCCCGGCGCAGGCGGAGTTTCCGGACAAGCCGATTCGCTTCGTGGTGCCGTTCGCCGCCGGCAGCGCCACGGACCAGCTCGCCCGCGCGATCGGCCAGGCCATTACGGTGGATGCCAAGGTGACGGTGGTGGTCGACAACAAGCCCGGCGCCAACGGCTTTATCGCCGCCAGTGACGTGGCCAAGGCCAGCCCGGACGGCTATACCGTGCTGATCAGCACCAACACCACGCATGCGGCCAACGAGCATCTGTTCAAGAAGCTGCCCTACGATCCGGTCAAGGACTATGTGCCGGTGACCGCGCTGGGCCGTGGCGGCCAGATCATGGTGGTCAACCCGCAGTTGCCGGTCAACAATGTGGGGGAATTCATCGCGTTGGCGAAGAAGGAGCCGGGCAAGCTCAGCTTTGGCAGCGGCAGCTCGTCCTCGCGCATTGCCGGGGAGCTGTTCCAGCAGATGGCGCATGTGCAGTTGCTGCATGTGCCCTACAAGAGCAACCCGCTGGCCATCACCGACCTGCTGGGCAACCAGATCCAGATGATGATCACCGATACCGCCACTGGCCTGCCCCAGGTCAAGAGCGGCAAGCTCAAGGCGCTGGGTGTGTCGGGCAAGGCGCGCTCGCCGCTGGCGCCCAATGTGCCGACCATCGACGAGGCCGGTGTCAAGGGCTATGAGATGAGCTACTGGTTCGCTGCCTACGCGCCGGCCAAGACGCCGCAGCCGGTGGTGGACAAGCTCAACGCCCTGATGGTGAAGGCCGCCAGGAGCGAGACAGCGGCAAACTTCTACCAGTCCACCGGCACCGACGTGTTCACCAGCACGCCCGCGGAGCTGGCCAAGTTCCAGGCGCAGGAATCGGCCAAGTGGGGCCGCATCATCAAGGCCGCCAACATCCAGCCAGAATAA